One segment of Bacillus alkalisoli DNA contains the following:
- the yihA gene encoding ribosome biogenesis GTP-binding protein YihA/YsxC → MKVNQAEIVISAVKPEQYPPDPMPEFALAGRSNVGKSSFINKMINRKNLARTSSKPGKTQTLNFYLINEMLHFVDVPGYGYAKVSKSEREAWGRMIETYLTKREQLRAVLLIIDLRHAPSKEDVMMYEFIKHYKLPVVIIATKADKIPKGKWQKHKKVVKETLGLHPEDEIVLFSAETGHGKDEAWGILQKKM, encoded by the coding sequence ATGAAAGTAAATCAAGCAGAAATAGTAATCAGTGCCGTAAAACCAGAACAGTATCCACCAGATCCGATGCCGGAATTTGCATTAGCAGGAAGATCTAATGTTGGAAAATCATCCTTTATTAATAAGATGATTAATCGTAAAAATTTAGCGCGTACGTCATCCAAGCCTGGAAAAACGCAAACGTTAAACTTTTATTTAATTAATGAAATGTTACATTTTGTAGACGTACCTGGTTATGGGTATGCCAAAGTTTCAAAGTCGGAACGTGAGGCATGGGGCCGTATGATTGAAACGTATTTAACGAAAAGGGAACAGCTCCGTGCCGTTTTATTAATTATTGACTTACGTCATGCACCCTCTAAAGAGGATGTTATGATGTATGAATTTATTAAACATTACAAATTACCTGTTGTCATTATCGCTACAAAAGCGGATAAAATTCCAAAAGGAAAATGGCAAAAACATAAAAAAGTAGTAAAAGAAACGTTAGGATTGCACCCGGAAGACGAAATCGTTCTATTTTCAGCCGAAACTGGCCACGGAAAAGATGAGGCGTGGGGTATTCTTCAAAAGAAAATGTAG